The genomic window GCCCGGCCTGGGCGCAGCCCGACCGTCCCCACCTCACCCGCTCGGGCCTGTTCCTGCTGGCCGCCGTCCTGGGGTTTCCGGTGGTGGCCGCCCTGGTCGCCTTCGCCGCTCCGCGCCTGGCCGCCCTGCAGGTGCGGTCTCCCGCCGTCCTCGCCGCCAACCACCTCGTCACCCTGGGGTGGGGGACGATGATCGCCCTGGGGGCCCTGCACCAGCTGCTGCCGGCCGCCGCCGGCGTCCGGCGGGACCCGGGACGGGATGTCGTCATCCAGTTCGCCGCGTACCTGGGCGGGGTGGCGGCGCTGGCCGTGGGGTTTGGCGCGCGGCTGACCGGCGTTCTGATCGCCGGTGGGGTGCTGGTGGTGCTGTCGGCGGGATACACGTTGATCGTGGCGGCCGCGGTGGTGAGAAGGCGGTCCCGGTGGCCCGCCGGGCTGGACCTGCTGGTGGCGGCGACGGCGTGCCTGGGCCTGGTGACGGTGTGGGGGCTGCTGCTGGCGGCCAACTGGCGCCTGGCGGTCTGGCCGCGCCTGCTGATCTCGGGGCTGCAGGTCCACCTGGCCCTGGGCCTGGTGGGGTGGTTCGGCCTGCTGATCGCGGGCGCGTCGTACTACCTGCTGCCGCGCTTTGCCGGGCTGAAGGAGTCACCCGTCCTGCGGTCGCGGGCGGTGCTGCTCGCGGGGGTGGCAGCCGTGGCCGGGCTCGCGGCGGGGGCGCTGGCGGGCGGAACCTTCACCCGGTGGGGCCTGATCGCCCTGGGGGTGGCGGCGCTGCTGTACGCGTGGGATGTGGCCGCCTTCCTGCGGCAGTGGACCAAGCCCGCTCCCGACATCACCCGCGCCCACTGGCGCGTGGTGGCGGCCGGCACGGCCGTGCTGGGGGCGGGCGTGCTGCTGGCGGCCGCCGGAGGACTGCCGGGCGACCGTGTCCGGTGGGCCGCGGCCGCCGTCGCCTGGTACCTGCTGGGGTGGGTGACCCTGGTCATCACCGGCCAGGCCTACAAGGTGACTCCGTTCCTCATGTGGTACTACCGGTTTGCCCTGGGCATGAGCGCCTACGACGTGCCGAGGCTGGAGGCTCCCTACTGGCCGCGGGCCGGGGCAGTTCCGCTCGTGCTGCTGACCGCCGGCAGCGTCCTGATCGCCGGGGCCACCCTCGCGGGGCATCCGGCCGCGGCCGCTGCCGGCGGAGCCGCTTACGCGGGCGGTGCCGCGGTGTTCTCGTACGTGCTGGGGTATTCCTGGCTGCCCGCGCTGTGGCGGGTTCGCCGCGCCGGACCGATCCCCGCTCCCCCATAGGGGCGTGGCCGGCCGGTTCCTCCCTTCGCCCCCGCTTCGGACAGACCGCCAGCCATCCACACCGCATAGGCGGCCTGCGCCCGCGCCCTGTCGGCGCTGAAGAACTCCAGCGCCGACGTACTCACCCAGGGAGCCTCCTCCTGTCCCAGGTAGATGCGGTGGCTGCTCCACGGATAGGCGTCCGGCGCGTCCACCAGCCCCGCCTCGACCGGATTGGCGTGGATGTACCGGATGGTGCTGAGGACGTCGGACTCGGAGGTGCACGGGCGCGACCAGAACCGGTCGCCGAACACGTGGCCGCCTCCGTAGTAGAGTCGGTTGATCCTCCGGGCGTGGCGGTGGAGGAGGGCGCGCATCACGGGGGACAGCGGACGCTCCCCCACCTGGACCAGCAGGTGCAGGTGGTTGGTCATCAGACAGTAGGCGTGCACCCGGGCGCCGTGCTGCCCACACAGGTCCTGCAGGTCTCTCAGAAACGCCCGGTAGTCGCCCTCGTCCATGAAGATCGGACTGCCCCGGTTCCCTCGCGCGGTCACGTGCACCACGGCGTGAACGATGACGCCCCTCGGACGCCTGGCCATGCCGAACCTCCCGGAAGCGAGATCGACCCCGAGGCTATCAGCTCCCGGGCCACGCGTCCATGGCCCGAACCGGCCATCGGCCCCAGACCCATCAGGCGGGGACAGTCCCTATCTGCAGGAGGGGACTGTCCCCGCGCCCCGGCGGGTGACAGGCACCATCTCGCGGTGGGGACAGTCCCCTCAGCGGACGCCCCGCGACGCCTGCACCTAGTCGGGCTGCCGCTCNNNNNNNNNNNNNNNNNNNNNNNNNNNNNNNNNNNNNNNNNNNNNNNNNNNNNNNNNNNNNNNNNNNNNNNNNNNNNNNNNNNNNNNNNNNNNNNNNNNNGGCAGCGCGTCCAGGAAATCGCGCACCACCTCGGTGAACCGCTGGGGCTGCTCGATGTTGGCCACGTGGCCGGCGTCCGGGATCACCTCCAGGCGGGAAGCGCGGATACGCTCGGCCATGGCCCGGGCGCTGGC from Armatimonadota bacterium includes these protein-coding regions:
- a CDS encoding transposase, with the translated sequence MARRPRGVIVHAVVHVTARGNRGSPIFMDEGDYRAFLRDLQDLCGQHGARVHAYCLMTNHLHLLVQVGERPLSPVMRALLHRHARRINRLYYGGGHVFGDRFWSRPCTSESDVLSTIRYIHANPVEAGLVDAPDAYPWSSHRIYLGQEEAPWVSTSALEFFSADRARAQAAYAVWMAGGLSEAGAKGGTGRPRPYGGAGIGPARRTRHSAGSQEYPSTYENTAAPPA